In the genome of Oncorhynchus masou masou isolate Uvic2021 chromosome 26, UVic_Omas_1.1, whole genome shotgun sequence, one region contains:
- the tprkb gene encoding EKC/KEOPS complex subunit TPRKB, giving the protein MYSTQELELFPDRTVTQLLFKDVKNAAELRKNAMEGKINGALINPSMIVNPFQVLVAANKAVHLHSTGKMKTRSLYSEIIYNLSPTNNISEAFKRFGMSDSDSAVLIVLVHLKEETQHMTDIIAKVDGQQIPVEDVSMLTDPAKVKKLYKTTPQEDTCLLDAVVCRMATKDVM; this is encoded by the exons ATGTATTCAACTCAGGAATTGGAACTCTTTCCTGATCGTACTGTAACTCAGTTGCTATTCAAAGATGTCAAAAACGCTGCAGAATTGAGGAAAAATGCCATGGAAGGAAAGATTAATGGTGCCTTGATAAACCCGTCTATG ATAGTGAACCCCTTCCAAGTGCTAGTGGCAGCAAACAAGGCAGTTCATTTACATAGTACTGGAAAAATGAAGACAAGGAGTTTATATTCCGAAATCATCTACAACCTTTCACCCACTAATAAT ATTTCAGAGGCCTTCAAGAGGTTTGGGATGTCAGACAGTGACAGTGCTGTTCTCATAGTTCTAGTCCATCTCAAAGAGGAGACGCAGCACATGACTGACATCATTGCCAAGGTGGATGGACAACAGATCCCAGTTGAAGATGTCTCCATGTTGACCGACCCTGCTAAGGTCAAAAAG CTGTACAAAACCACACCCCAGGAGGATACGTGTCTACTGGATGCTGTTGTCTGCAGGATGGCAACCAAAGATGTCATGTAG
- the alg10 gene encoding dol-P-Glc:Glc(2)Man(9)GlcNAc(2)-PP-Dol alpha-1,2-glucosyltransferase — protein MEKFEGYIFTALCSTNFLVSCLLFSKITREQREPYMDEIFHVRQAQKYCYGKFNEWDPMITTLPGLYLASVGVIKPVVWLVDLTGKVVCSTAMLRFINLLFNCGILYLLYLVICKLHLKEKTKTASRRVLSALSLSTFPVLYFFNFLYYTDAGSTFFILFTYLMTLHGCHKASALLGVFAIFFRQTNIIWVAFCAATVVANKMDETWRTEQSKKKDDKLPCQIPFSVSGVKRVMRFLLEFLTTANHVKAVTLVAWPYILVAVGFIAFIVLNDGIVIGDRTSHEACLNFPQLFYFFSFALFFSIPTSLCYHRALRFLQTLKKQPLLYLVITGLCLLLVWKFTFVHKYLLADNRHFPFYVWKRIFQKHEAVRFALIPAYVFAAWNFVDTLKSRSLFWILAFLVCLLAATVPQKLLEFRYFIVPYLLYRLHMPLPSLTRLVLEFLFYTAVNAATLYIFVNKTFQWPNSPAVQRFMW, from the exons ATGGAGAAATTCGAAGGGTACATTTTCACTGCTCTCTGCAGCACCAACTTTTTGGTTTCGTGTCTCCTTTTCTCCAAAATAACTCGGGAGCAAAGGGAGCCCTACATGGACGAAATATTTCACGTCCGTCAAGCTCAGAAATACTGCTACGGGAAGTTCAACGAG TGGGACCCAATGATCACCACGCTTCCTGGCCTGTACCTGGCGTCAGTGGGCGTGATCAAGCCAGTGGTGTGGCTCGTGGACCTCACAGGGAAGGTAGTGTGTTCTACCGCAATGCTGCGCTTCATCAACCTCCTCTTCAACTGTGGCATCCTCTACCTGCTCTATCTCGTCATCTGCAAGCTCCACCTCAAAGAGAAg ACTAAGACGGCCTCCCGCAGAGTTCTCTCAGCCCTGTCCCTGTCTACCTTCCCCGTGCTCTACTTCTTCAACTTCCTTTACTACACAGATGCCGGATCTACTTTCTTCATCCTCTTCACGTACCTCATGACCCTGCATGGCTGTCACAAAGCCTCGGCACTCCTCGGCGTCTTCGCCATATTCTTCCGCCAGACAAACATCATCTGGGTGGCGTTCTGTGCCGCCACGGTGGTGGCCAACAAGATGGATGAAACCTGGAGGACGGAACAGTCAAAGAAGAAGGATGACAAGTTGCCCTGTCAGATACCTTTCTCCGTAAGTGGGGTGAAGAGAGTGATGCGTTTCCTGTTGGAATTCCTGACCACGGCCAATCACGTGAAGGCTGTGACGCTAGTGGCGTGGCCGTACATTCTTGTTGCCGTGGGTTTTATCGCCTTCATCGTGTTGAATGATGGGATCGTAATCGGGGACAGAACCAGTCACGAGGCCTGTCTCAACTTCCCTCAGCTCTTCTACTTCTTCTCCTTTGCCCTCTTCTTCTCCATCCCCACGTCGCTGTGCTACCACCGAGCTCTCCGCTTCCTCCAGACCCTCAAGAAGCAGCCACTGCTCTACTTAGTGATCACAGGACTCTGCCTGCTCCTAGTGTGGAAGTTCACCTTTGTGCACAAGTACCTCCTGGCTGACAACAGACACTTCCCCTTCTATGTGTGGAAGAGGATCTTCCAGAAGCACGAGGCGGTGCGTTTTGCCCTCATCCCGGCATACGTGTTTGCAGCGTGGAACTTCGTGGACACTCTGAAATCCCGGTCGTTGTTCTGGATCCTGGCGTTCCTGGTGTGTCTGCTGGCGGCCACAGTGCCTCAGAAGCTGCTAGAGTTCAGGTACTTTATTGTTCCGTACCTGCTCTACCGCCTCCACATGCCCCTGCCCTCCCTCACCAGACTGGTGCTGGAGTTCCTGTTCTATACAGCCGTCAACGCAGCCACACTCTACATCTTCGTCAACAAGACTTTTCAATGGCCAAATAGTCCGGCTGTACAGAGGTTTATGTGGTAG